A window of Natrinema versiforme contains these coding sequences:
- a CDS encoding Hsp20/alpha crystallin family protein yields MADRPRPFDGIDELLDRLNRQIETATKSWETQVDQRSQLDLSMSGAETSLDLADEGDEFVVTIDVPGYESDDLELRLSGQTLAVSGQREHSQDLGGEEENYIRRERETKSFSRQLRLPEPVDDDAVKASVNNGILTIRLPKRESDEEARSIDID; encoded by the coding sequence ATGGCAGATCGACCCCGCCCGTTCGACGGTATCGACGAACTGCTCGACCGACTGAACCGCCAGATCGAGACGGCGACGAAGTCGTGGGAAACCCAAGTCGACCAGCGGAGCCAACTCGATCTCTCGATGAGCGGCGCGGAGACGAGTCTGGACCTCGCGGACGAGGGCGACGAGTTCGTCGTCACGATCGACGTTCCCGGCTACGAGAGCGACGACCTCGAGTTGCGCCTCTCCGGGCAGACGCTGGCCGTGTCGGGCCAGCGAGAGCACAGTCAGGATCTCGGGGGCGAGGAGGAGAACTACATCCGACGCGAGCGCGAGACGAAATCGTTCAGTCGGCAGCTTCGCCTTCCCGAGCCGGTCGACGACGACGCAGTCAAAGCCAGCGTCAACAACGGCATCCTGACGATCCGACTGCCGAAACGCGAGTCGGACGAGGAGGCCCGGTCGATCGATATCGACTGA
- a CDS encoding thiolase domain-containing protein codes for MRDAYLVGAGQSDYGAFPSESYRSLFRTAFDAATDSVPKGLEAGDIDEAVIGNLGVGGRQLGLSGPAVTEHVGLDGVPTTRVENACAASGFAVRQAVQAVKSGMADVVLAGGFEIMSDMSSDATKYWLGVSGETEWERLSGTTFSGVYAQMASVHMEQYGTTREQLSRVAVKNHANGAKNPHAQLGFECSLEDAQSAPVVADPLNLYHCCPTSDGAACALIVSEDVVDDYTDDPIRVAGVGAGSDTVGLFQRDTYTGVPASQRAAESAYEMAGVGPDDLDFAEVHDCFAIAELLAYEDLGFCEKGEAGQLIESGATELGGDLPVNTSGGLKSKGHPIGATGAGQVVEAYKQLTGTAGERQVENPARGLTHNVGGSGGASVIHVFEKESEVDA; via the coding sequence ATGCGAGACGCGTACCTCGTCGGCGCGGGGCAGTCGGATTACGGGGCGTTCCCCTCCGAGAGCTACCGATCCCTGTTCCGCACGGCGTTCGACGCAGCGACTGACAGCGTACCGAAGGGACTCGAGGCCGGGGATATCGACGAGGCCGTTATCGGCAACCTCGGCGTCGGCGGCCGCCAACTCGGCCTCTCCGGCCCGGCAGTGACCGAACACGTGGGCCTCGACGGCGTGCCGACGACGCGGGTCGAAAACGCCTGCGCGGCGAGCGGCTTCGCGGTCCGGCAGGCGGTCCAAGCCGTCAAATCGGGGATGGCCGACGTCGTCCTCGCGGGCGGCTTCGAGATCATGTCCGACATGAGTTCGGACGCGACGAAGTACTGGCTCGGCGTCTCCGGGGAGACCGAGTGGGAGCGGCTCTCGGGCACCACCTTCTCCGGCGTCTACGCCCAGATGGCCAGCGTCCACATGGAACAGTACGGCACCACGCGCGAGCAACTTTCGCGGGTCGCGGTGAAGAACCACGCAAACGGGGCCAAGAACCCCCACGCGCAGTTGGGCTTCGAGTGCTCGCTCGAGGACGCCCAGTCCGCCCCGGTCGTCGCGGACCCGCTGAATCTCTATCACTGCTGTCCGACCTCGGACGGTGCGGCCTGCGCGCTGATCGTCAGCGAGGACGTCGTCGACGACTACACGGACGATCCGATCCGCGTCGCCGGCGTCGGCGCGGGCAGCGACACCGTCGGCCTCTTCCAGCGCGACACCTACACCGGCGTTCCCGCGAGCCAGCGGGCCGCCGAGTCGGCCTACGAGATGGCCGGCGTGGGGCCCGACGACCTCGACTTCGCGGAGGTCCACGACTGCTTCGCCATCGCGGAACTGCTGGCCTACGAGGACCTCGGCTTCTGTGAGAAGGGCGAGGCGGGTCAGTTGATCGAGTCCGGCGCGACCGAACTCGGCGGCGATCTCCCAGTGAATACCTCCGGGGGTCTCAAGTCCAAGGGCCACCCCATCGGCGCGACGGGAGCCGGACAGGTCGTCGAGGCCTACAAACAGCTCACCGGCACGGCGGGCGAGCGACAGGTCGAGAACCCCGCCCGCGGGCTGACCCACAACGTCGGCGGCAGCGGCGGTGCGTCAGTGATCCACGTCTTCGAGAAGGAATCGGAGGTGGACGCATGA
- a CDS encoding bifunctional oligoribonuclease/PAP phosphatase NrnA produces the protein MSRAAELVSALETTDSLAIVCHDNPDPDCLASALALEAIAHEHDVGDVTIAYGGEISHQQNRAFVNLLDISLQTISTTDLEEYDSVSFVDHSSPGANTEVPSAVTPDVVVDHHPGESAAAAFEDVRTDYGATATIFVEYLRELEVDLTTRLASALLFALHRERLDFVREPTRREYEAALSVYPDAELETLEQLYGSAFSPGTLDAIGRAIASRERRGSSLVASAGKTTETDALPQAADYLLNLEGVNTVLVYGIVDDVIRLSGRSIDPRVHMGETLEEGFDELGAVGGHHDMAGGRIELGLFADDGDDADELLEFVGERLTRRFFDALNLDD, from the coding sequence ATGTCACGCGCGGCCGAGCTCGTGTCCGCCCTCGAGACGACCGACTCGCTGGCGATCGTCTGCCACGACAATCCGGATCCGGACTGTCTCGCCAGCGCGCTCGCGCTCGAAGCGATCGCTCACGAACACGACGTGGGGGACGTGACGATCGCCTACGGCGGCGAGATATCCCACCAGCAAAACCGCGCGTTCGTCAACCTCCTCGACATCAGCCTCCAGACGATTTCGACGACCGATCTCGAGGAGTACGACAGCGTGAGCTTCGTCGATCACAGCAGTCCGGGCGCGAACACGGAAGTGCCGTCGGCGGTCACGCCCGACGTCGTCGTCGATCACCACCCCGGCGAGTCGGCCGCCGCCGCGTTCGAGGACGTCCGCACCGACTACGGCGCGACGGCGACGATCTTCGTCGAGTACCTGCGGGAACTCGAGGTCGACCTGACCACGCGGCTCGCCTCTGCGCTGCTCTTCGCGCTCCACCGGGAGCGACTGGACTTCGTTCGCGAGCCGACCCGGCGCGAGTACGAGGCCGCGCTGTCGGTCTACCCCGACGCGGAACTCGAGACCCTCGAACAGCTCTACGGCAGCGCGTTTTCCCCGGGAACCTTAGACGCCATCGGCCGGGCCATCGCCAGCCGGGAACGCCGGGGCTCCTCGCTCGTCGCGAGCGCCGGGAAAACGACCGAGACGGACGCGCTCCCGCAGGCGGCGGACTACCTGCTCAACCTCGAGGGGGTGAACACGGTCTTGGTCTACGGCATCGTCGACGACGTGATCCGGCTGAGCGGCCGCTCGATCGATCCGCGGGTCCACATGGGCGAGACGTTAGAGGAGGGGTTCGACGAACTCGGCGCGGTCGGCGGCCACCACGACATGGCCGGCGGTCGCATCGAACTCGGCCTGTTCGCCGACGACGGCGACGACGCCGACGAACTCCTCGAGTTCGTCGGGGAACGGCTCACCCGCCGGTTCTTCGATGCATTGAATCTCGACGATTGA